The following are from one region of the Roseobacter fucihabitans genome:
- a CDS encoding M20/M25/M40 family metallo-hydrolase, whose product MSLNDVLSRIDADLPDATDRLMALLRIPSISTDPAFKDACDRAADWLAADLNSLGIATQKRPTPGHPMVVGHLDGPGPHLLFYGHYDVQPVDPLALWDNNPFDPQIEETAKGRVIRGRGASDDKGQLMTFIEACRAWKAVHGSLPCKLTFFLEGEEESGSPSLVPFMQENAKELKSDIALICDTGLFESKTPAIVTMLRGLLGEEITITGPNVDLHSGMYGGVAINPIRVLSRVIAALHDDQGRIMVPGFYDGVAELSDEMEAQWQGLAFDHAGFLGDVGLSHPAGEQDRTPLEMIWSRPTCEVNGIWGGYTGDGFKTVLPAQAHAKVSFRLVGDQDPLVIRENFRAMVREMLPQDCEVSFEGHGASKASMTQTDDPSFEAARRALSEEWQVPAAYVGCGGSIPIAGFFQDILGTTPMLVGFGKDDDAIHSPNEKYDVESFHKGIRSWARILAALAT is encoded by the coding sequence ATGTCGTTAAACGATGTTTTGTCCCGCATTGATGCGGATTTGCCCGACGCTACGGATCGGCTGATGGCCTTGCTGCGCATCCCCTCCATCTCGACGGACCCTGCTTTCAAAGACGCCTGTGATCGCGCGGCGGATTGGCTGGCGGCGGACCTCAATAGCCTTGGCATCGCAACGCAAAAGCGCCCAACCCCCGGCCACCCGATGGTTGTGGGGCATTTGGATGGTCCGGGGCCGCATTTGTTGTTTTATGGCCATTATGATGTGCAACCGGTTGATCCACTGGCGCTGTGGGACAACAACCCTTTTGATCCACAGATCGAGGAAACCGCCAAGGGCCGCGTCATTCGCGGGCGCGGCGCTTCGGATGACAAGGGCCAGTTGATGACCTTCATCGAGGCCTGCCGCGCGTGGAAAGCGGTGCATGGGTCCCTGCCATGCAAGCTGACGTTCTTTTTGGAAGGCGAAGAGGAAAGCGGCTCCCCGTCCCTCGTGCCGTTCATGCAGGAAAATGCCAAAGAACTGAAATCCGACATTGCGTTGATCTGCGACACGGGTCTGTTTGAAAGCAAGACACCTGCAATCGTGACCATGCTGCGCGGTCTGTTAGGAGAGGAAATCACGATCACCGGGCCGAATGTGGATTTGCATTCGGGGATGTATGGCGGTGTTGCGATCAACCCAATCCGGGTTTTGTCACGCGTCATCGCGGCGCTGCATGATGATCAGGGGCGCATCATGGTGCCGGGATTTTATGATGGCGTTGCGGAACTCTCCGATGAGATGGAGGCGCAGTGGCAGGGGTTGGCCTTTGATCATGCGGGATTTCTGGGAGATGTCGGGCTGTCACACCCGGCCGGAGAACAGGATCGCACGCCTCTGGAGATGATCTGGTCGCGCCCGACCTGTGAAGTCAACGGGATATGGGGTGGGTATACGGGCGATGGGTTCAAGACCGTCCTGCCCGCGCAGGCCCATGCCAAGGTCAGTTTCCGCCTCGTCGGGGATCAGGATCCGCTGGTGATCCGGGAGAATTTTCGCGCGATGGTGCGCGAGATGCTGCCACAGGATTGCGAAGTTAGCTTTGAAGGGCACGGTGCCAGCAAGGCCTCGATGACACAAACCGACGATCCGAGTTTTGAGGCGGCACGGCGCGCGTTGAGTGAGGAGTGGCAGGTCCCAGCGGCCTATGTTGGTTGTGGCGGGTCGATCCCGATTGCGGGGTTTTTCCAGGATATTCTGGGGACCACGCCGATGCTGGTAGGGTTTGGCAAGGATGATGATGCGATCCATTCGCCCAACGAGAAATATGACGTTGAGAGTTTTCACAAGGGCATCCGCAGTTGGGCGCGAATTCTGGCGGCACTTGCGACGTGA